The Dehalococcoidia bacterium DNA segment TTAGCCATCATGTAGATCGAGCCGTAACGGTCCAGAGAGCTCTCCAAGCTATTGGTGAGCTCATCAGTAGCCCGAAGCCAAGTCTTGACAACACTCTGATAGCGTTCGTCTTCGGTAATAAGGCCATCTTGATATTGGCCTTCAATGGCGCTGGTCTTCGTATCTGCCTTGCCGATAATCTTGTCCTTATCCGGGGGGATCTCCAGATCACTGACAGCCAGGGTTTTGCCCGACTTGGTGGCATAATGGAAGCCCAGGTTCTTGATGATATCAAGCATGGGAGCTGTGGCCTCAGGTCCGAGAAGGTGGAAACATTCGCCCGTGAGTTTCTTTAACGTCCTCTTATTCATCACCTGGTTGCGGAAACCAAGCTCTTTGGGGAGGGCATCGTTAAAGATAATCCGGCCGGCTGTTGTCTTGAAGAGACCCCCTTTATCCGGTTCTCTAACTTGTACCTCAGCGCCGAGTTCGATAATACCGAGGTCATAAGCTAACTTGACATCGTCAAAGTCAGCAAAAGCCATCCCTTGTCCTTTGGCGTTTTCCCTGATCGAGGTGAGATAATAACAGCCAAGAACCATTTCCAAAGTTGGGGCCACCACAGGTTCTCCCGAACTGGGCAACAGCATATTATTGGTGCTCAACATTACATGCCGGGCTTCTTCAACCGCGGCTTTTGAAAGCGGTATATGCACTGCCATCTGATCCCCATCAAAGTCGGCATTGAAAGCAGCGCAGACTAATGGGTGAAGTTGTATGGCGCTGCTATCGATGAGAACAGGCATGAACGCTTGCATACTGAGACGATGCAATGTTGGGGCTCGGTTCAATATGATTGGATGGTTCTCTACCACCTCTTCCAATATCTCCCAAACCTCTGGTTTTCCCTGTTCGACCGCTCGTTTGGCGCTCCTGATATTGTATGCCAGCCCTCTGTGGATCAGACGGCGCATGACGAAGGGCTTGAACAGTTCCAGCGCCATACGCTTGGGCAAACCGCACTGATGAAGTTTGAGTTCCGGCCCGGACACAATAACCGAACGGCCGCTATAGTCCACCCGCTTCCCCAGCAGATTCTGGCGGAAGTGACCCTGTTTGCCTCTGAGCATATCTGAAAGCGATTTGAGCTTGTGCCCATTGCTCGTAGTGACCGGCTTGCCCCGTCTCCCATTATCAATCAGCGAGTCAACCGCTTCCTGCAACATCCGTTTTTCATTGCGGATGATAACATCGGGGGTCCCGATCTCCATGAGCCGTTTCAAGCGATTGTTCCGGTTGATCACCCTGCGGTAGAGGTCATTGAGGTCGCTGGTAGCAAACCGGCCTCCATCCAACTGAACCATGGGACGAAGTTCAGGAGGTATAACCGGAAGCACGGTCAGAATCATCCATTCCGGTTTCGTTCCCTGCTTCATGAACGCTTCGATTACCCGAAGCCGCTTGATGGTCTTCTTTCGATGCTGGCCAGAGCTGGAGGCGACATCCTGATGGAGCTCCTCGCGGAGCTTGGTCAAATCAAGACGAGTCAGAATGTCATAGATAGCCTCGGCTCCCATACCAGCCTTGAACATATCACCCCACCGGCTCTTCAGTTCACGATATTCATTCACTCCCAGGAGTTTTAAGGGCTGGATATCCTCCAGTTCCTTGATCTTGGCAGCGATTTCTTCCTGGAGTTTGGCTCTTTGCTCTTCAGACTGATGCCGCTTTCCGCTATCTACAGCCTTTTCTTTTCTATCGGCCTTCTCATCCCCGGAAAGGGCCTCAGCCTCTTGCGCCTCACCAGTAGCCGATTCCAAATGCTGCAGCAGGCTGTATTCTAGTTCCTCTTTGAGCTTGTTCAGGGTCTGCTTTCTAGCCTCTTCGTCTACATGGGTAATGACAAACTTGGCAAAGTAGATCACCTGCTCAAGCCTTCTGGGAGAAAGATCGAGAAGAAGTCCGAGACGGGTCGGGGTTACCTTGACAAACCAGATATGGGCTACCGGGGCAGCAAGCTGAATGTGCCCCATGCGTTCTCGGCGTACCGATGAATGAGCCACCTCAACACCGCATTTATCGCAAATGACGCCCTTATATCTGACCTTTTTGTACTTGCCGCAGTAGCACTCAAAGTCCTTGGTGGGCCCGAAAATACGCTCGCAGAA contains these protein-coding regions:
- the rpoC gene encoding DNA-directed RNA polymerase subunit beta'; its protein translation is MLDLNDFSAIRLSLASPEQIKMWSYGEVTKPETINYRTLKPEKDGLFCERIFGPTKDFECYCGKYKKVRYKGVICDKCGVEVAHSSVRRERMGHIQLAAPVAHIWFVKVTPTRLGLLLDLSPRRLEQVIYFAKFVITHVDEEARKQTLNKLKEELEYSLLQHLESATGEAQEAEALSGDEKADRKEKAVDSGKRHQSEEQRAKLQEEIAAKIKELEDIQPLKLLGVNEYRELKSRWGDMFKAGMGAEAIYDILTRLDLTKLREELHQDVASSSGQHRKKTIKRLRVIEAFMKQGTKPEWMILTVLPVIPPELRPMVQLDGGRFATSDLNDLYRRVINRNNRLKRLMEIGTPDVIIRNEKRMLQEAVDSLIDNGRRGKPVTTSNGHKLKSLSDMLRGKQGHFRQNLLGKRVDYSGRSVIVSGPELKLHQCGLPKRMALELFKPFVMRRLIHRGLAYNIRSAKRAVEQGKPEVWEILEEVVENHPIILNRAPTLHRLSMQAFMPVLIDSSAIQLHPLVCAAFNADFDGDQMAVHIPLSKAAVEEARHVMLSTNNMLLPSSGEPVVAPTLEMVLGCYYLTSIRENAKGQGMAFADFDDVKLAYDLGIIELGAEVQVREPDKGGLFKTTAGRIIFNDALPKELGFRNQVMNKRTLKKLTGECFHLLGPEATAPMLDIIKNLGFHYATKSGKTLAVSDLEIPPDKDKIIGKADTKTSAIEGQYQDGLITEDERYQSVVKTWLRATDELTNSLESSLDRYGSIYMMANSGARGNIGQIRQMAGMRGLMSGPSGQIIELPIKANFREGLSVLEYFISTHGARKGLADTALRTSDSGYLTRRLIDVAQEILVCEEDCGTEEGLTIRESHDKDTLPSVAERITGRFAASPVVDPKTNQLIVDRNEMIDVIKATQIAEAGITEVCVRSPFTCQSRGGICQFCYGIDLSRGFVVDMDVAVGIIAAQSIGEPGTQLTMRTFHTGGVVGLDITSGLPRVEELVEARIPKGQGLISEIDGIADIMDVGEGWKIKIRNTRTYRDEFPIPPNYELVVSDGQMVTAEQVLAVPKTEEDSEAQPVDVIASACLAGIGGKVEIHGNKVTVSHEEVEEWEHLVHPTGSIMVDNGARVNAGDQLTEGPLNPQDIMRIMGVEAVRRYLVDEVQKVYRAQGVTIHDKHIEVIVSRMLRKVRIDSPGDTRILPGELLDKFDYADLNAKVLAEGGEPATAYPILLGITRASLNTASFLAAASFQETTRVLTEAAIVGSIDRLVGLKENVIIGKLIPARSKISRDYFLKQGLANEPAILPMFAKEGSVQLQEREPEPEPTDE